Genomic segment of Drosophila biarmipes strain raj3 chromosome 2L, RU_DBia_V1.1, whole genome shotgun sequence:
GCGAATTTAGAATCGCATCGCCTGCCGCACAGTGGTCACTCCTAAACTTGCCCCACTGTGCGCCCAGAACTTGTtttctgctgcttcttctgccTGCTGCCCCTCTCCACTACCCCTCCTCGCTTCTCCTTCCAATGGCTGTTTTAGAATGCATATATTGTTTATGGGTAGCTCACATGCAGCGCTCCGAAATCAATACGAAAAAACAGTTTTCCCCGAAAGAGCCGTTACTTTTCGGGAAAATCCCCGTTCCATTGCTCTGCCACAGAAATCAGCTGCCTCTGCAGTCGGCGCAGCGCAGCCGACGTCGGCAGAGGAGGGGCCGCGTCAGGCGCCTAGCAACAGCGGTTAACCTCCGATTACAGGGACGGTTCAGGGTGGGGCGCTCAAATTCTTGTGTGGCAGGTGCTTATGTAATGTGGAATTTGTCAAAACGATGGTTTTCCCcccaaatatgtttttaattaacttgtGATGATGGGTTGTTGCTATAATTACTGTAGTCATCTTATTTTCTTAAAGGTATTTATGAGAGACGTTAAAAACATGTACATATAGATATCTTCTTTTCTGTTGTACTAGAATTTGTTCGAAAGACTTTCTACGTTTTAGTCCCTAAATGTCGATACGTTTTCTGagtaaattttacatttaggTTATCATGAGTACATAAAAACGGGTTAGGTTTAAATTAGgttgcttaaaaaaatacaaattttgttgGAAACTGTGAAAAGCGCCAGAAGTTTACAACTCCTTTATCTTCTTATAATGAGAAATTGGATCGGGCCATGGaagatgattttaaaaatctgaAATATTCATCAAGCGTATTTTGGCAATCTTAAtgtatttacaataaattcaTTTCGACATTAAagtagaaaataatatttttttattgaaaaggCACTCTCTTCTTTACAAGTATTAAATATAACATAAcaacaatttattatattaatatagtttttttttaagtatgcTTATTAATAGATAATTTGTTGTCTTAGGCCCATgatatatttcttatattacCCTCTCCCGAGGCTATTCCGCTCCTTTCCTTTGCCGCCGTCAGCTGTGCGATCAGTGCGCAGGcgccacacacgcacacacactctccgAAGGGGCAGCTACAGGCAGCAGGAAGAAGGCAGAAGAAGCAGCGGACCAGCCTGCTGGTTAACTGCCTGACTTTGGCCCGCAAAATTGCATTGCTGGCGTCTCGCTCGCACGCACTTACTTCGGCAGTAACGccggaaaatggggaaaagtgTGGGGAAAGCGATGTGGGCCTCGTGCGCGGCTCGAAGTCCCGCAGTTGGCAGTCGGCTTTACATAAGTTGACGTCCGTGGCAGGCGGTACGCTCCTGGAATTCAGTGCCCGGCTGCAGGTCCTTTGCTCAGGTTGTGTGGACGCGCTTGtagttttccgttttttttccGGGGGATCAGCTGCTGGCGCTTTGCAACTGGTTCggatttttctatttttctttcctgatttattaaaacttttctGCAGTTTTTTGTCGATTTATTTGTTCTGCCTGCAAACCGGCTGAAAATGGCCAAAAGGTTGGTCGAcagttttgtgttttttcagCTGTTCGCCTGTTTGGGGGAAAAAAAGTGGTTAGACCTCTTTTTTATTACACTTTAATTTGGACTTTTTGCCATTATTTATCTCATTTCTCAACTATTGCTATTTGCCGCCTGCGTGGGCCACTTTCAAAAGCttctttttctgcttttttgctttttgcggGGCTTCCGTCGATTAAtttgggttttatttatttatttatttcgttttcgACGAATCATAAAGCCAAAAAACTTGATTTGTGCGCACGGCCAGCAGTAAATCACTTTAACAATATCAATTCGGTCGTAAAACCGTTTGAAAAACACGTCTATAACGAATTTATCCACACATAAAACCATGCAGCCGAAGTGTTAATCGAGAAACTACAACCAAGCCGGGGAAAACAACATGTGAGGCGGCTTAAAAAGTTAACTCTGCCAGTCGAAAAGATGGCCGCCAGGATGTGCAGCGTCGTTTCCATCGTCATCATCTAGATTTtagatgcagcagcagcagcactcacagatacacacgcacaccaatGCAGTCGCTGGCAGCCAGACACTCGCACACCAATACCAATACCAATACCGATGCCAGCCGCTCTTAAAGGTGAGTCGCACTTAaagttttacattttaaatacccTGCAGTCGTAAAACTGGGTGAACCGAGAGTCCCTCGAATTTCTGGAGCCCAGGTGCGAAAAGTTTGCAATATTAATTCTTTTAACTCTGACCTCACTGGGTTCTCCCAAGTTCAACTCAGTTAGTAGGGATTGTTAAGGGTTGTGCACCTTTAAAATCAGTTCATTAATATATAAGCTGTGCTATAAAAAACATAAGGGACTCTGAAAAACCCTggttaataattaaatagtaAGCTTTACTTAGGACAAGCTGTAAAAATTTCTAAGATATGATAGTTAGGGTGgttctataatttttaatttccccaTTCCACATACCAGTTTATTTTGGAACTTTTTCTATTTTGTTGTTAAATAGTGTCAatgtaattataattattaaaaaggttCCCGAAAATGGAAAACGTACGTCATCGAAAATAATAGCTTTCTGCTTATCCGTCGTAGAAAAAACCTTTCTGCTAGGTCATTAAGCACATCAGATAGGTATTGTCTAGGgaaattatttgaatttctttttaagtaATAGGGCTGGGCTATACAAAGTAAGTTATATCAGTTCTGAGAGCACGATAAGATTGCATATCACCTTTATAGATCTATAATGGGCTTCCAGTGACTAGCTTATGAGATAAAAGAGGTGTTAATAAGGATTTGAGTGTAATCTAGAAAAGTTTAAATCCCTCAAAGCCCTTTTTGCACATGAAAGCCTGAATGAAAACGTGTTATTTGTTCGCCATCAATCCGATTATGAGCCGTTCGGTGCCCTTCCTGCTCCTTTTTTGAGATAAtcttcaataaataaatgtgtgtGCGGGCAAATGTATTTCGAAACCTTCGTCTATCAAGCCTTGCGAAATGTCCAATCAAGACGAGAATCGCATGATGAATGACCCCAGCATTCCCATCAATCTTACGCAATTGTCCCCCCTCGCCAGCCAGCGAATTTTTGCTTGAATTTCTTTGATATTTGGCGACTACCATCCGTTTGTCTTTCGTGAGTTGATTTTTTTCAGCTTGCGTGCTTAGAGCATCTCAAAGTCTAACATTTCTCTTTCGGTTTTAGTTggtaaccaaaaaaaaaaaagaagaagggAAAAAACTCAAAGCGCGAATTTTTATAACCGCTTGGAGTCGGAATTGGAATCGGATTTGAACCCGGGACGAGGCTGGGGATCTGGCCAGAGGAGAGTTCAAACCGAGGGCTGTCTTTTTTCatactcctttttttttggctttggtCGCGAGCCCCATTGAAAAAAGCCCGTCAAACCAGTCGCCGCCgcttgtattttgtttttgctctGCGCTGGCTGTGTGTTTCCTAGGCCTGGGCCAAACTGGCCCCCGTTGATGACTTTTTACATAGACGCTGTTGGCCCGAAGAGATACCGACTGCGATACGAGAgccagaaaacagaaaacagaaagcCCAGACTCAACTAACAACAGACAAAACATACACGTATCTAAACTTGTTTGAAACGTGTTACATTTTAAGAACGTTCGCCGCAAGCGGCAAGTGGCAATAATCCTTTCAAACTTGACAGTGCTGCCATGTTCGAGAACGCGAAGGGCCTGTGTGCCCCAGTGGGAGTGGCATGGATTCATGGATTCTCAGGTTCTTTTTTTCAACCTAGCATGTGTATcgatgtatctatgtatccgCATCTCTATATGCTGGCTGTCAGTCTTTTTGCCTTTTGCAGACATTTTGGCTGCCTTTGTTGTTATCataatgtttcttttttttctgcaCACGGTTGTTCTGCAAAATCCCACAAAAAATGGTCATAAAGTATGGATGGGgagtgcaaaaaaaaagtgaaattgaTATTTTCGCACAAATTGCCGTTAACAAGGATTGCTGGTTGAAGGACGGGGGGTGCCTGGAGCCTAGGCAACGAAAAATTTGCCTGTCAAAAATTGGTTGAAAATatgcagcaaaaaataaaatgagagGGCGGAAAAAAACTACGGTTAGGTGCAAACGGGAAATTGTTTACCGTGGTTCCAAAATGATGTAATTTCGCGTGTTCGTGCAATTCAATTTCCTGCCACCGGAAGCCCGTGTCGCTCTGTTCGCCCATTGAAGTCAAACATTCATTCCCGCcccccatcatcatcagccTCCCTTAACACCCCAGCTCAAGCACagagtttaaaatattgtccaaaaattgtttgacaattccagtattttttcatacCCGCCCTCCAAACTTTAATTGTCCCCCAACCAAACTTCGCCGAGCATACAGTGCCAGAAAACTGGGAAGATATTTATgtgcatatgtatatttggGACTACAACAAACACGTACTAtgtaaaattcaatttagCTGAATTGTGCTATCTTAACAGCTCATCCGCTCCGGACAGCAGCCTCCCCTCCGCAGAGTCAATAAAATTTGGCGTATATCTTGGGGAAAAGCTAGAGTAATTCTAAATTTGGTCTGCGTTTAACAAACAACTCATTTGCATagaagaaaatttaaaataaatttcatttattaagaaaaataataattggttaaaaaaaaaattaagaaatgttaGATTTCTTAAggtttttttcgaaaaagtaTATTAAGAAACGTGGGTTTTGtcaagatttaaaaaataatatattagaattttattactatatatttatttgcacaaaaaaatatttaaaaaattcaataataaatgtttaagggaatttaaagtttattcaggcatttaaaaatgtaataaaaaatgacgctttttttaaaaaagcgtTAAGAAATCTTGTGGTTTATTAAGTGTTTGATCGTAGGTAGATTTTTGGTAATGTGTCTcttaattctttaaaaatctgcagtaaaaaatattaatgagtTCTTTCGAAAAAGGTAATTCAAAAACTTGGTGCTTATTAAGTTCTAGAAATTTTTTGGTTATGcatgttttaaatgtttttaaaaagctaGTAAACCAAAAACTTCTTTCAGAAGTGCATGCAAAGTTCGCTATTTATTTGGGTTTATAATTCCCTTAGAAAATTTGCCATACTtctcataaataaattatattgaaaAGACGTACCCCCGGTCAGTGGCTGCCTCTGTAGCCCGCTGGCTTTCGTTTTGGCCCGGCCTGGCGGGCATTGCCTATATTAACAATAATTCCTTTGTGCCCGGGCATCTTGCCAAAAAGTTGGCGACCGCCTGCTCCTGGCACAGCAGGCGACGAACGTTTTGTGGCCAATTTCCCGTACCCAAAGGCCGACTTTTTGTGTGACCCATTGTCAAGTCAAGTCAAGCCGGACAAGGCCTACTCTCGACCATTTTTCCCCATTCAGCCGCCCCCGCCTTACGCTCGTTGTATAACGTTTTGTCTAGAGTTAAATTCAAAAGTTTGCGAGGGGAAAAAAGCAGTGCCAATGCGGCAGCGGGGTGAGCGAACTGCAAACTTTGGAGTCCATGACAACCAGTAAGACTAGTGGATAGACCATTGATTGAACCTGGTCATGCGGTtggtttgctttttttttaagttgcccAATCCGACCTTCTTCGAGGTGGCTAAAAGAAGTCAGAAAATTTCCTATCTTTGGAATGAGTATTTCAGACTTTTTGTAGGTACATGTATTGCAGCACAAACTTTTGTAGTACAAAAGAAGTAAAGTTAAGAAATTGTTTTcgaatataatatttgtaaattggtggttttatttttttaagtacacGTAATACGACATAATATTTGGTCTTATAGAGGAGTCTTAGTCTTAAgagaatatattttcaattaacatatatatttttaaaaaataaatgaggcAATTTAAAAAGGATTATTTGGCTAATCAAATTATGAACTGTAGAATTgaatatttgtaataaaaatattacttttatagttgttcttattttctttttggcaatTTCAAACAACTCCTTCGATAGACCCCCGCGAAAGTAAAACTCAAAACCAAATGGACTACATAATTTTTCGTTGGTTACTATTTAAGATGTAGTATAAGCCCCCGTTGAACCTCAGAGTGGCCAGTTCATAATGCGGGGTGCCACTCACTGGACTGGCTGCCACCCGGACCGGCGATGCTGTGAAGCTGAGTGTTCGGTAGAAGAAGGCGGTGAGGAAGCTGCAGCTGATGACGAAGGCCACAAAGAAGCCCAGACAGAAGACACAGTCCTTGTTGACCTGCAGGCACAGGCAGAAGGCTCCAAAGCAATCGCCAATGGAGCGACCAAGTCTCGCACATATCGTCTGCCGAAGCTGGGGAGGATTGGGCGGGAGATTGTTGCCGCTGATGGTGAACGTGTGCTGGGCTCTCTCGCAAGGCGGTCGATTGCGATCTGTTCTCAGGGTGGTCAGATCCAAACGGAATCGTCGCGGCGGTGTTGCTACCTTTGCCGTCTGGGTGCCGAGTTCGCAGTACTGCGGAATTGGTAGGAAAACCGCTGGACGGGATTCCTGCCGCCCTTCAATGCCATCCACATTGCGGGAGAAGCAGTAGAGAAGTACATTATGCAATTGCTTAGGGGTTTCTTCCCTAATGGGAATATCCCTCTTGCTCTGAAGATCCTCGGATACTAACAAAGAGTTAGGAACCCCAGATTGTTGCCTCCTTTCTGCGGACTGCCTACTCGTACTGGGCCCATCATCTAGATCGAAAGTCACACGCCTGCTGCCCTCCACTTGATCCGAGCTCGGTGGATACTCCACGGAAGACTCCGTCTGAGTGGCACCTAAATTCGCATCTGGCAGATACACAACATGGGCGTTTTCAACGGCTGGCGGCATGTCTATGATCACTTGATCTTGAGTATCCGACGATGACACACTATTGTCTTCatcttttttatgttttcttttatccatttatggtatttttttttttcatttaaaaactGGAAATTTTTTCGTATGATGTGCGTATACCAAATCTGAAAGCTGAATTTCCTTCCGGTGTGATAGTTGTCAACGCTCGTGTCGTGTTGCCGAAATTATGTTGGCTTCAGTTGCTCGTAAAACATTTTTCGaaacttttcaaaatttgatCTGTGGACGCTATAAACCCCATGGCGAGCAGGGAGCCACCACAGACTGCGATCGTCATTAACTTGCTGATTGGCGATTTGGTCCAGGATGCCGTAAATGAGCCGCTTAAACTGTCGGAGCAGAAGAACACCTGCCAGCGGCTCTTCGACATTTTGGGCTTCCAGGCCGACGAATGTTTCGATGACGTGGACGGCAGTGATGTGGCCACAACACCCAGTTCGAGCACCCTCCAGACCAGTGCAAAATCGCGACCAGTCgaggccaaaaagaaaaattggtACGGGTGGATGTCCAAGGCATTGGCAGAAGGTAGGaagtttaattgaaattttgggGCCTTAGAATCTGTCCGTGAGCAGTAGCTGTAAAAATGTAATGTATTTTACAAGCcggttaattaattaattttttaaaaaaattcacgGTTAGACTTCACAttactaaaaacaaatttttgtattccaCGTGACACATTGACAAATTGTACAGCTGCTCTTGTACACTGTTTGTGTGGCGGGAGAGATTAAGCAGAGCTATTCCCAGTTCATGAAAATTAAAGTTAGACTTcacattatttaatatatttttttttaattttcattccACGTAATACAAAGATATTTTGTACAATGGCTGTTGTACACTGTTTGTGTGGCGGTAGCTCTCGAGCAGAGCTTCACTTCTTTTACCTCTTAAAAAACCCAAGAAAtctgatacatttttaaacccGCAGAAAATTCCGAAGACGACGTTGAGATCTTTAGGAAGGATGGAAGCGTGGGGCATAGAAGTATCCACTCGATTGGAGTGCAGACGGAGCAGCCGCGTCGCCGGCTCAGATCGTGTCCTGTGGACTTTGCCCCAGTACTGGCACCCTGCGAACTGACGCGCCACACGGTTTTCATCGATGCTATAGCTGTGCCAATACCGAATGTGCTGAATCGACCGCCTTTGGCCGATCGGTTTTGCTATATGTTGACCGACTTCGCATCGGCGCTATATTGTAGTCTCGCCATCATGTGTTGTTGCACCCCCAATATGTTGAGATAAATTCTAAAGGCAACGGGCCTCTTTCACGCCAAATGGCCTCTGGTTTTATTTGACTAATCAAGAGCGAAACTAAATCTTCTATAACAAAAGTTTGGGATCGGGCCCGCGCACCAGGCTGCGCTTCAAGTCGATCTGCTGGTTGACATTGGTGTGCAGGAAGCCGTAAAAGTGGCTCAACAAGAGGTACAGGCACCACAGGCACAGGACAATGAAAAGGGCAAAGGTTATATTCTCGCCTATCAAGTAGGCGCCGGCGACTATCGTATCGCCCGTCTGCACAAGAACGTGCCACATCCTCTGGCGCAGCGGCGCCCTCTGCATATCCGTGGCTGAGGTGACCGACTCCACCTCGATGTGGATCGTGTGCTGCAGCACCTTGCTCGGCTTCTCGCCTTCCGGAGCAGCTCTTCCGCCCACGGCCGCCAATTTGGCCTCCAAGTCCGTACCCTCGACCCGTTTCTGATCCACGGCACTCCAAGAAGTCTGACTGCTCACCTCGCACGAGGGTTTCAACGTTGCATCCGACAGTTGGGTGAGACTCGATGCCCTCTGCTCCATGTTTTCATCCTCTGCAAAgatcaaataaattaagacTGCTTGGGATGGAACTGATAGATACTTGTCTCGTCTcatattcttaaataaataaaaagagtaGGATTACCTAATATTTAGAAGTTAAATTAAGGGCCGCtttctcaatgtcatgttAAGGTTCTAGTTTGTATTTGTTACGTATAGTTGACATGAACCTAAATGGAGCAAACATTTTTCTCAAACtgatcttaaaataaatacagacTGCCAAacctaagaaataatatttagaaaatattttgtttttggttttattttaactaCAACTTTTCCTCCGCTTAAGAGTTTTTGCTCAGATAAGCAGTAACAAGATAATAAGCTTATTTTAATGACAAACGTAGAAAACTTCAAAATccaaataagaaaatatatattaaaactattttgaaCATCATTTGTTTTCTTCAGTGAGTATACCTGCGTTTtagtaaaactaaaaattcCGTATAATGTTcgttaaacaaattttgtgTGTTCTTTTGTGCagaaagtttttgttttggcatCGTGAATGAGGAGCCCAACTCGGAGAACGctagtaaaaatattttaataataaaattaattatgtttctGCAATGAAAAATCCATGCAGCTAAATGAATGAGGACCGCACAGAAAAACGGTCGATGGCTggagttaattaaaaatgtcttcCCAGTTGGACCTTTGTGACCATGCTCTTTGTTTTCTCACAACAAAAGGGGTGCAAATAATGGAACGTATCTCACCTTCCTTCAAAGCTAATTGCTCGGATAGGACTCGCTTCAGCCGGAATGGGACGCCAACATGATGCACGTGCTCAATGTCCAGGAGCTTGGTGTAATCCTCGAACAAGTTGAGGAGTTCGGTGAACCTTTTGCTGATCTGCCTATGACTCAGATGGATTTCGCTCAGATAGCCGGGAACTGGGTTATCGGTTTCCTGATTCTGGTTATCTTCTTTTCTAATGTTCCAGCCAATAGGTGCAGCTTTAGATTCTTCTCCGAAATGGTTTTCCACCTGTGCAACTACGATGGAGCTTTCATCTCCAGCTGCCTCACTCCTTGGACTCAGCATGTGGAGGCCTTTTGGTCGGTCCTTGCCGTTTGGATTTAGTGTGTTTTTTGGTTGAAAATCATGAGTGTGAGAGTATAAAGTGAGTTGAATTTGTTTTCTACCAGCCGTGTCATTTCGAAAGGCGTCTGTCTGAGTTTGTTTGGCCAAAGGGTTGCTTTATCTGCCCCAAACGACCCTGACAGCCCTGCAATTGAGCCTCGTTGGCCAGTGGACAATTTTTGCgctaaattaagcaatttccTGTCCTGTCTGGCCGGCCGGCAGGTCCAACGGCTTCTGTCCATCGACACTTCAGGGTCGCATCTCGTCTATGGATTTTCCTGTCTAAAACGACAATTATGACGGTCTACTGCACTAATGTTATTTTGCATAAGTGCATTTTAAGAACCAAATCAAATCAGGGGTTGGTCTCAAAATGTGCTTGCATTTGCCAGGTGAAAAAGGTATGAGAAATAAAGGAAGTACAGAAACATGGCAGTGCCTAACCtcataaaaaatctttttctattctctattttttcaaaattattttaaattaaataacaattattaacTCGTACTTTTTATGAGCTTTGCAATTAACTTTTTCTTGtaaacctttaaaaaaaattataatgtaATGACAGTCTTGAAGCTAAGAAAATCTTTTCTTTACTTTcataacttttaataataatcaaataaattgatgatgaaaataaaaagtttcgATCCTGACCACCCATAAACTCTCATTTTATTATCTGACATATATTCTTTCATATTCGCTTTAGGACCAAACTCATCCACCAGATTTAAACCACAATTTCCGTTCAATGGCAAAAAGCTGTCTCcgtatatttcataatttgttcGAGGGAAACTTTTCGATGAAACTCTATTAAAGGCAGGGACATAATAAATTCATGGAATATCTCGAGTTGGCTGCTAAAGCATTGggggatatatatatatatgtataaatgtGTGTGGACAGTACGCACATTTGTTGGGTGGAAAATTTCTGAAGAGTAGGTGGCAGCCTTTCTCGATGCTGTCCTGTAGAGTAAGTCCTCTGGAGTCCAGTGCGCACCTGCTACTCAGTGGtcgtgttttattttattattatttttcttttttgggaggGGGTGGAATGCATCTTTTGCTCCGGCCATTGTTATCATTTAAAAGGCTTAAGTGCGCCGAAgacttatatttatatatttgaaaGGAGAGGAGTAAAACGAATCTCGGTGAGTCCCTGCGACGAGAAAATAAGATAAACGTACACTTTATTGATTTTCCACTCGCATGTTTGCCTTTGGATGCTGTTGATGCTCTGTTGCCATGGACTGCATtctccgctgccgctgctgctgccgccgctgccttTGCCCTTTTGTGGCGCAGTTTTGTCGCCTGTCCAAAAAAGAAGGGGAGTTCGGTAGTATGGGGTCGGTGGGGGTGGTgtggggtgtgtgtgtggtgtgcgGGTGTACGGAGTGGGCTTAACTGGGCAGCCAACGCCTGCGCTTGATTCATCTGCCAGTTGATTGGTGTTTGTGCGAAAGTGTTGAAGCAGAACAACTGGGATTGAGTGGCCGCCATCCTTTATCCTCCAGCCCCGGCCCCCTGGGCTGTACGTTAAGCCCTATTTGTGCTGCCTACTTTGAGGCTGCACCGAGGGGCTCACAAATCGATCGTGCTGTCGGTTTCATATATTGGATTTCAACAAAGCCCATTTCGCAAAATGCGTTTCATGGAAAGCCATTCGGTTTTAAGAAGATTACCTTAATCTCTGTCCATTTAAATTatcaattttacaaaatggaaacaaagaagatttatttgtaaaagttaaaggaaaattttatacattttttggtttaatGGGGCTTTAGTACTCAAAAAAGATATCATATgtgcaaaataataattggaaattataggtaaatttattttaattgatttttaatgataattagaaaaaagttaaatatctGCACCTAAcatcttaaacattttaaacaacaTACTTATTTTTCAAGGACAGTCCCTTCATAACATAAAACGTATGTTGAACCCCACTAAAATAATGACTGTTCTCATTTGAAATTATCGTTAATTAAATTCGCACCCTTTGTTCTTTCTTTTCTGTTCCcatctttttggtttttggcaaCCTTCCTGATTACGCTGTCTAAAATTGTGTCGGcctgcttttttttttggatttatgAGGTGTTGCTGATTATTCTCGGTGCCGCAAgataaataaacatatatatataaatttatatagcCCAAATGGTGCAACTGGGCAAATATAGTAGGCGTCTAACCGTTGCCAAAAGTTCCAGTCTGGCCGCTTTGGGCTTGGCCAGCtcgtaaataatatttgtttagaGATATTTTTGCCTTAATGCTTGTTTGTTTCCTATTACTCAGGGCCGGCTCGTTTATCATCTTGGCCAAAGCCTGCAGTTTCGGAGGCTGCAGGAGCAAAAAGGACTTGCGAGTGGCGCAGCATGCATTCAATTAGCGCCTGGCAAGACTCGGATTTTCATCGTGCCATATAATCATAAGGCTCATAATTTCTCAACTTGTTTAATGAAATATTGGGCAAGATAGTAGGATAGTGGAGCTTAAGCTTGGAACGGAAATGGTTGTGGGTTTAGTTTAGGAATTTTAGTTAGGAAACTAAAAGCTTTAATCAAAATACCTTTGAATCAatccaaattattaaaaaatatttttattttaatatttttaaagccaaaTTAAAGTTAACTTCAGCTGATTCCTGCTGATATCTCCTCTCAATTCTGTGGCGTTGCAGAAGAAGGGGCTCCATTCTGTTATACAAACAAAATAGAAGTTGATGTCACACTCACTTACACCTGCCAGGGTCTTCAAAGCGTTGTCAAAGCGCTTGCCACTCTTGTCTACGGCAAGAGGTAAGTGAAATTTCCGGGTGAATCCCCAACCAGGAGCCATCCCGATTCCCCATCCTGGTGGCAATCAGTAGCTGGCTATTTTCTCACCTGGCCACTTGGCGCTTAGACATGGCCCGCTGCTGGTTAGTTGGCATTTAATGGCATTTGACACTCTTCACGGTGTCTGCAAGCAAAAACATCACGAGCAAATACAAAATAGAAGGGAAAAACCGGGCAAGAACGTTAAATTGTCGGGCAACCCGACCGTAAAATACCCGGCACTTGGTTCGTTAAAGAATTGCCTACTGTTCGGCGTCTACATGGAGCACATGTCTTATAGACTAAGGAAATTTACTTAACAAATTCTATTTATTCGTCATATTGCtgctaaaatgtttaaaaagaaGTCACTTTATAATCTTTACCTTTTGCCTTGAAATTCTTACCTTAGAATTTTCAGAATAAAATACCTGCGATTTCCACCAAACAGACCAAAAAAGTTGATAAAAATCTACGGACAAGCAATATAATAAGTCAAAACTAGGAACTCCTTTGAACTTTTTATGAGCTCCTCCTTTCAAACAACGTTTCCCGAT
This window contains:
- the LOC108032555 gene encoding uncharacterized protein LOC108032555: MDKRKHKKDEDNSVSSSDTQDQVIIDMPPAVENAHVVYLPDANLGATQTESSVEYPPSSDQVEGSRRVTFDLDDGPSTSRQSAERRQQSGVPNSLLVSEDLQSKRDIPIREETPKQLHNVLLYCFSRNVDGIEGRQESRPAVFLPIPQYCELGTQTAKVATPPRRFRLDLTTLRTDRNRPPCERAQHTFTISGNNLPPNPPQLRQTICARLGRSIGDCFGAFCLCLQVNKDCVFCLGFFVAFVISCSFLTAFFYRTLSFTASPVRVAASPVSGTPHYELATLRFNGGLYYILNSNQRKIM
- the LOC108032556 gene encoding uncharacterized protein LOC108032556 — translated: MASREPPQTAIVINLLIGDLVQDAVNEPLKLSEQKNTCQRLFDILGFQADECFDDVDGSDVATTPSSSTLQTSAKSRPVEAKKKNWYGWMSKALAEENSEDDVEIFRKDGSVGHRSIHSIGVQTEQPRRRLRSCPVDFAPVLAPCELTRHTVFIDAIAVPIPNVLNRPPLADRFCYMLTDFASALYCSLAIMCCCTPNMLR
- the LOC108032326 gene encoding uncharacterized protein LOC108032326 — encoded protein: MAPGWGFTRKFHLPLAVDKSGKRFDNALKTLAGVSDKTAPQKGKGSGGSSSGSGECSPWQQSINSIQRQTCEWKINKVNPLAKQTQTDAFRNDTAGRKQIQLTLYSHTHDFQPKNTLNPNGKDRPKGLHMLSPRSEAAGDESSIVVAQVENHFGEESKAAPIGWNIRKEDNQNQETDNPVPGYLSEIHLSHRQISKRFTELLNLFEDYTKLLDIEHVHHVGVPFRLKRVLSEQLALKEEDENMEQRASSLTQLSDATLKPSCEVSSQTSWSAVDQKRVEGTDLEAKLAAVGGRAAPEGEKPSKVLQHTIHIEVESVTSATDMQRAPLRQRMWHVLVQTGDTIVAGAYLIGENITFALFIVLCLWCLYLLLSHFYGFLHTNVNQQIDLKRSLVRGPDPKLLL